From Alphaproteobacteria bacterium, the proteins below share one genomic window:
- the rnk gene encoding nucleoside diphosphate kinase regulator: protein MTRHNTKPRIVVSDSDYARLSDLATGALARFPEIAEQLLDEMNRAEVVSASALPADVVRMGSIVEFRSNGGQHRRVELVFPIDADISANKVSVLTPIGTALIGLSAGQSIRFTSNDGREQTLTVLAVD from the coding sequence ATGACCAGACACAACACCAAGCCCCGGATCGTCGTCAGCGACTCCGACTATGCGCGTCTCAGCGACCTCGCGACCGGCGCGCTCGCGCGGTTCCCCGAGATCGCCGAGCAGCTTCTGGACGAGATGAACCGGGCCGAGGTGGTCTCTGCCTCGGCGCTGCCCGCCGATGTCGTGCGCATGGGCTCGATCGTCGAGTTCCGCTCCAACGGCGGCCAGCATCGCCGCGTCGAGCTGGTCTTCCCGATCGATGCCGACATCTCGGCCAACAAGGTCTCGGTGCTGACCCCGATCGGCACCGCGCTGATCGGCCTGTCGGCCGGCCAGTCGATCCGCTTCACGTCCAACGACGGTCGTGAGCAGACGCTGACGGTGCTCGCGGTCGATTGA
- a CDS encoding thermonuclease family protein, with the protein MMIDIKRLLSLGFCRRRGTYMNSMTEARRRTGMTPKVGAYDNRRDALESLVKVAVLLACTAAIAAGPALGRAKRSCVPEHPILPRMIDGEGFAVDGDTIVLLVEGQRFGEVRLFGIDAPELRSRMSKEEPQAGLRARDALDRLLSSGGDRVRVIPIEHDRYCRIVGRIEVGGHDIAEAMLRGGWAYVFTTWAFGKGRDPGLAKGYIALQRQARDDDAGLWPLWLGKR; encoded by the coding sequence ATGATGATCGACATCAAACGCCTCCTTTCGCTGGGGTTCTGCCGACGGCGCGGAACCTACATGAACTCGATGACAGAGGCAAGACGGCGTACGGGGATGACGCCGAAGGTCGGCGCGTATGACAATCGACGAGACGCGCTGGAGTCCCTCGTGAAGGTCGCCGTCCTGCTCGCCTGCACTGCCGCGATCGCCGCAGGCCCCGCGCTGGGCCGCGCGAAACGGTCCTGCGTGCCCGAGCATCCCATCTTGCCGAGGATGATCGACGGCGAAGGCTTCGCCGTCGATGGCGACACGATCGTTCTGCTCGTCGAAGGACAGCGCTTCGGCGAGGTACGCCTGTTCGGCATCGATGCGCCGGAGCTGCGCAGCAGGATGTCGAAAGAGGAGCCGCAGGCCGGCCTGCGCGCCCGCGACGCGCTCGACCGGCTGCTGTCGTCAGGCGGCGATCGCGTGCGCGTGATCCCGATCGAGCACGACCGCTACTGCCGTATCGTCGGGCGGATCGAGGTCGGCGGGCACGACATCGCCGAAGCGATGCTGCGCGGTGGCTGGGCCTATGTCTTTACGACCTGGGCCTTCGGCAAGGGTCGCGACCCCGGCCTCGCGAAGGGCTATATCGCCCTGCAGCGTCAGGCGCGCGACGACGACGCCGGCCTGTGGCCGCTGTGGCTGGGGAAGCGCTAG
- a CDS encoding ABC transporter ATP-binding protein: MKEQKTKSRRDPFLHTLGFVARQWRRQPGLAASIAIGSLVIAGTELLLPTLAGRLVDIIGAVIADRDAALRDALLVLAVMVGAGALVVALRQGVFILIIDFTLRMMSAVARDTFARVQRLSTEWHANAFAGSTVRKISRGMWAFDNLNDTVMVALWPSLVVLLGAALLFALHWPLMGLAVALGSAVYIGLTVWLALRYVTPAAQLSNAWDSRLGGALADAVSANPVVKSFGAETREDERLGRIVDRWRSRARVLWLRATWAGTLQNIVLVLLRLTVIGLVLLFWWQGIATIGEVVFVLTAYGVIHGYLRDIGYHIDVFRRCVNDLDELVELHDAPVGVVDHRGARDILVPKGEIVFDDVVFGYRAQGRQVYDGLTVRIPAGQRVGLVGASGSGKTTFVKLVQRLHDIDGGRIAIDGQDISEVTQDSLRRQVAIVQQEPMLFHRSLAENIAYGKPEASRERIRTAARLAHADGFIMRQPKGYATLVGERGVKLSGGERQRVALARAFLADTPILILDEATSSLDSESEALIQDAMERLMRGRTTLVIAHRLSTVRTLDRILVFDEGRIVEDGSHAALMQRKDGIYRRLVQRQAEGVADGLFAA, translated from the coding sequence ATGAAAGAGCAAAAGACGAAGAGCAGGCGCGATCCGTTCCTGCACACGCTGGGCTTCGTCGCCCGCCAGTGGCGGCGCCAGCCCGGCCTTGCCGCATCGATCGCCATCGGTTCGCTGGTGATCGCCGGCACGGAGCTGCTGCTGCCGACACTGGCCGGCCGGCTGGTCGACATCATCGGCGCAGTCATCGCCGATCGCGACGCGGCGCTGCGCGACGCGCTGCTGGTGCTGGCCGTGATGGTCGGCGCCGGCGCGCTCGTCGTGGCGCTGCGCCAGGGCGTGTTCATCCTGATCATCGACTTCACGCTGCGCATGATGTCGGCGGTGGCGCGCGATACCTTCGCGCGCGTGCAGCGCCTGTCGACCGAGTGGCACGCCAACGCCTTCGCCGGCTCGACGGTGCGCAAGATCAGCCGCGGCATGTGGGCCTTCGACAACCTCAACGACACGGTCATGGTGGCGCTGTGGCCGTCGCTGGTCGTGCTGCTGGGCGCCGCGCTGCTGTTCGCGCTGCACTGGCCGCTGATGGGCCTGGCGGTGGCGCTGGGCAGCGCCGTCTATATCGGGCTCACCGTGTGGCTGGCGCTGCGCTACGTCACGCCGGCGGCGCAACTGTCGAACGCCTGGGACAGCAGGCTGGGCGGCGCGCTGGCCGACGCGGTGTCGGCCAACCCCGTGGTGAAGTCGTTCGGCGCCGAGACGCGCGAGGACGAGCGTCTGGGTCGCATCGTCGATCGCTGGCGGTCGCGGGCGCGCGTGCTGTGGCTGCGCGCGACCTGGGCCGGCACCCTGCAGAACATCGTCCTGGTGCTGCTGCGCCTGACGGTGATCGGCCTCGTGCTGCTGTTCTGGTGGCAGGGCATCGCGACGATCGGCGAGGTGGTGTTCGTGCTCACCGCCTATGGTGTGATCCACGGTTACCTGCGCGACATCGGCTACCACATCGACGTCTTCCGCCGCTGCGTGAACGATCTCGACGAGCTGGTGGAACTGCACGACGCGCCGGTCGGCGTGGTCGATCACAGGGGCGCGCGAGACATCCTGGTGCCGAAGGGCGAGATCGTCTTCGACGACGTCGTCTTCGGCTATCGCGCACAGGGGCGGCAGGTCTATGACGGGCTCACGGTGCGTATCCCGGCCGGCCAGCGGGTCGGCCTGGTGGGCGCCTCGGGCTCGGGCAAGACGACGTTCGTCAAGCTGGTGCAGCGCCTGCACGACATCGATGGCGGACGCATCGCCATCGACGGCCAGGACATCTCGGAGGTGACGCAGGACAGTCTCCGCCGCCAGGTGGCGATCGTGCAGCAGGAGCCGATGCTCTTCCATCGCTCGCTGGCCGAGAACATCGCCTACGGCAAGCCCGAGGCGTCGCGCGAGAGGATCCGCACGGCGGCGCGGCTGGCGCACGCGGACGGCTTCATCATGCGCCAGCCCAAGGGCTACGCCACCCTGGTGGGCGAGCGCGGCGTCAAGCTGTCGGGCGGCGAGCGTCAGCGCGTGGCGCTGGCGCGGGCCTTCCTGGCGGATACGCCGATCCTGATCCTCGACGAGGCGACGTCGAGCCTGGACAGCGAGTCGGAGGCGCTGATCCAGGATGCGATGGAGCGGCTGATGCGCGGCCGCACGACGCTGGTGATCGCGCATCGCTTGTCGACGGTGCGCACCTTGGATCGCATCCTAGTGTTCGACGAGGGCCGCATCGTCGAGGACGGCAGCCACGCCGCGCTGATGCAGCGCAAGGACGGCATCTACCGCCGCCTGGTGCAGCGCCAGGCGGAAGGCGTCGCGGACGGCCTGTTCGCGGCGTGA
- a CDS encoding RidA family protein: MLKPYVLNDRILAHTQNAPHGMEVPPNARLLFCNGQVGARPDATVPVDIQVQVEVIFERIHAILDAAGMGFGDVVKFTVYVTDKSMFDAYFRVRARIMGEHHPPATLLVVNEFPRPGVEVEIEAVAAKAASR, encoded by the coding sequence GTGTTGAAGCCCTATGTATTGAACGACCGGATCCTTGCCCATACCCAGAATGCACCGCACGGCATGGAAGTGCCGCCGAACGCGCGGCTCCTGTTCTGCAACGGACAGGTAGGCGCACGACCGGATGCGACCGTGCCCGTGGACATCCAGGTGCAGGTCGAGGTGATCTTCGAGCGCATCCACGCGATCCTCGACGCTGCCGGCATGGGATTCGGTGACGTCGTGAAGTTCACGGTCTACGTCACCGACAAGTCGATGTTCGACGCCTATTTCCGCGTGCGTGCGCGCATCATGGGCGAGCACCACCCGCCGGCCACGCTGCTGGTCGTCAACGAGTTTCCCCGGCCGGGTGTCGAGGTCGAGATCGAAGCCGTCGCGGCGAAGGCGGCGTCACGCTAG
- a CDS encoding LLM class flavin-dependent oxidoreductase — protein sequence MQFGIVAIPSAREADGFIDRSIAFARRVERLGFAGLWTTDAFGRGFAMVDPLMFLSTLVSATERIELGTCVTQVPIRHPVELAHRAQTLHLMARGRFRFGVGSGSTKHDFDCVQVDYERRFKLLPEHLQVIRKVFAGEPVYGPALTVWPGTEGGPPIYLGAWRSQRWIDLAAHHCAGWIASGIHGAMEDLPIGLEMFRKAGGKRAILANIFTDLRPDPPHVPAHAKVTLICSTSEARDRLRRIADLGFDDALLIVPMGAPEMLDEIRGLLP from the coding sequence ATGCAGTTCGGCATCGTCGCCATTCCCTCCGCGCGCGAGGCGGATGGGTTCATCGACCGCAGCATCGCCTTCGCCCGGCGCGTCGAGCGCCTGGGATTTGCTGGACTATGGACCACCGACGCCTTCGGCCGCGGCTTCGCCATGGTCGATCCGCTGATGTTCCTGAGCACGCTCGTCAGCGCCACGGAGCGCATCGAGCTCGGCACCTGCGTCACCCAGGTGCCGATCCGCCACCCGGTCGAGCTCGCCCATCGCGCCCAGACACTGCACCTGATGGCGCGCGGCCGTTTCCGCTTCGGCGTCGGCAGCGGCTCGACCAAGCACGATTTCGACTGCGTGCAGGTCGACTACGAGCGCCGCTTCAAGCTCCTGCCCGAGCACCTGCAGGTCATCCGCAAGGTCTTCGCGGGCGAGCCGGTCTACGGCCCGGCGCTCACCGTGTGGCCGGGCACCGAGGGTGGCCCGCCGATCTATCTCGGCGCCTGGCGCAGCCAGCGCTGGATCGACCTCGCCGCGCATCACTGCGCCGGCTGGATCGCCTCGGGCATCCACGGCGCGATGGAGGATCTGCCGATCGGCCTGGAGATGTTCCGCAAGGCCGGCGGCAAGCGCGCCATCCTTGCCAACATCTTCACCGATCTGCGCCCTGATCCGCCGCATGTTCCGGCACATGCCAAGGTGACGCTGATCTGCTCCACGAGCGAAGCGCGCGACCGACTGCGCCGCATCGCCGATCTCGGCTTCGACGACGCGCTGCTGATCGTGCCGATGGGTGCCCCGGAGATGCTCGACGAGATCCGCGGGCTGCTGCCGTAG
- a CDS encoding TIGR03617 family F420-dependent LLM class oxidoreductase codes for MRIMTTLPQRDLRLVPDAARAAEAQGYDGVVTLENRHEPFLSLGVAAVATETLQLATGVAIAFPRSPMVTASTAWDLQLASRGRFVLGIGPQVRAHNENRFSVKWSPPAPRLREYVKAMRAIWRCWETGEKLTFEGEHYRFTLMTPNFTPPSMHLPMVPVQLAAVGPHTLRLAGEVADGVRLHAFCTRAYLEQTVMPKLAEGWARSGRRRENFEIHGGGFIATGPDEEAVAKKVDWVRMRVGFYGSTPAYWPVLEAHGLGDLGRKLNAMSKQGQWAAMTREISDDVVRLFAAVGTHREIAGAIRERFAGSDSVSASTTSEEGADLPPDVIQDIQRIPVPLAGYANAW; via the coding sequence ATGCGCATCATGACAACCCTGCCGCAGCGCGATCTGCGCCTTGTGCCCGACGCGGCGCGCGCGGCCGAAGCGCAGGGCTATGATGGCGTGGTGACGCTGGAGAACCGCCACGAGCCGTTCCTGTCGCTGGGCGTCGCCGCCGTTGCCACCGAGACGCTGCAGCTCGCCACCGGCGTGGCGATCGCCTTCCCGCGCAGCCCTATGGTGACGGCGAGCACGGCGTGGGACCTGCAGCTCGCCTCGCGCGGCCGCTTCGTGCTGGGCATCGGCCCGCAGGTGCGGGCGCACAACGAGAACCGCTTCTCGGTGAAATGGTCGCCGCCGGCGCCGCGCCTGCGCGAGTACGTCAAGGCGATGCGCGCGATCTGGCGCTGCTGGGAGACCGGCGAGAAGCTGACGTTCGAGGGCGAGCATTACCGCTTCACCCTGATGACGCCGAACTTCACGCCGCCGTCGATGCACCTGCCGATGGTGCCGGTGCAGCTCGCGGCGGTCGGGCCGCACACGCTGCGGCTCGCCGGCGAGGTCGCCGACGGCGTGCGCCTGCATGCCTTCTGCACCCGGGCCTATCTGGAGCAGACGGTGATGCCGAAGCTCGCCGAGGGCTGGGCCAGAAGCGGGCGCCGGCGCGAGAACTTCGAGATCCATGGCGGCGGCTTCATCGCCACCGGGCCGGACGAGGAGGCGGTGGCCAAGAAGGTCGACTGGGTGCGCATGCGCGTTGGCTTCTATGGCTCGACGCCGGCCTACTGGCCGGTGCTCGAGGCGCATGGGCTGGGCGATCTCGGACGCAAGCTCAACGCCATGTCCAAGCAGGGCCAGTGGGCGGCGATGACGAGGGAAATCTCCGACGATGTCGTGCGCCTGTTCGCCGCCGTCGGCACGCACAGGGAGATTGCCGGAGCGATCCGCGAGCGTTTTGCCGGATCCGACTCGGTGTCGGCCAGCACCACCTCGGAGGAGGGCGCCGATCTGCCGCCTGACGTGATCCAGGATATCCAGCGAATCCCGGTGCCCCTCGCCGGCTACGCCAACGCGTGGTGA
- a CDS encoding TRAP transporter large permease subunit: MDQHILIGLIGLAALVALIVVRVPIAYSMILVGGIGTAILNGPAIVLSQLKNLAYSQFSIYDLSVVPMFVLMGYLATHAGLSRDLFRAAHAWLGRMRGGVAMAAIVACAGFGSVCGSSLATASTMGQVALPELRRYRYAPSLATGTLAAGGVLGILIPPSIVLVIYAVIVEANIVTMFMAALIPGLIATVLFMITIWIYVWFRPEAGPRADPVPRREMIAATIGVLPVVVVFGLVIGGIYLGFFNPTPAAAIGAFLVALYGVVRGSVRWPQLRASLLGTAQTTGMIYLILLGAELLKIFMSRGGVPQAAAEMAVASGLGPYAILVILLIALIGLGCLMDSLSMILLVIPFFWPVIADFDFGMTSEQTKIWFGILALIVVELGLITPPVGMNVFVINSLAPDVPMRETFRGVFPFFLIELVRVTLLVVFPGLALFLPMLLKG; this comes from the coding sequence TTGGACCAGCACATCCTCATCGGCCTGATCGGTCTCGCCGCGCTCGTGGCGCTGATCGTCGTGCGCGTGCCCATCGCATACTCGATGATCCTGGTCGGCGGCATCGGCACGGCGATCCTCAACGGCCCGGCGATCGTGCTGTCGCAGCTCAAGAACCTCGCTTACTCGCAGTTCTCGATCTACGACCTGTCGGTCGTGCCGATGTTCGTGCTGATGGGCTACCTCGCCACGCATGCCGGGCTGAGCCGCGACCTGTTCCGCGCCGCGCACGCCTGGCTGGGCCGCATGCGCGGCGGTGTGGCGATGGCGGCGATCGTCGCCTGCGCCGGCTTCGGCTCGGTCTGCGGCTCGTCCCTGGCCACCGCTTCGACCATGGGCCAGGTCGCCCTGCCCGAGCTGCGCCGCTACCGCTACGCGCCGTCGCTGGCCACCGGCACCCTGGCGGCCGGCGGCGTGCTTGGCATCCTGATCCCGCCGTCGATCGTCCTGGTGATCTACGCCGTCATCGTCGAGGCCAACATCGTCACCATGTTCATGGCGGCGCTGATCCCCGGCCTGATCGCCACCGTCCTCTTCATGATCACGATCTGGATCTACGTGTGGTTCAGGCCGGAAGCCGGGCCGCGGGCCGATCCGGTACCGCGCCGGGAGATGATCGCCGCCACCATCGGCGTGCTGCCGGTCGTCGTCGTCTTCGGGCTGGTGATCGGCGGCATCTATCTCGGCTTCTTCAATCCCACGCCGGCGGCGGCGATCGGTGCCTTCCTCGTGGCGCTCTACGGCGTCGTGCGCGGCTCGGTGCGCTGGCCGCAGCTGCGCGCCAGCCTGCTCGGCACGGCGCAGACCACCGGCATGATCTACCTGATCCTGCTCGGCGCCGAGCTCCTGAAAATCTTCATGTCGCGGGGCGGCGTGCCGCAGGCGGCGGCCGAGATGGCGGTGGCCAGCGGGCTGGGTCCCTACGCCATCCTCGTCATCCTGCTGATCGCGCTGATCGGGCTGGGCTGCCTGATGGACTCGCTGTCCATGATCCTGCTGGTGATCCCGTTCTTCTGGCCGGTGATCGCAGATTTCGACTTCGGCATGACCAGCGAGCAGACCAAGATCTGGTTCGGCATCCTGGCCCTGATCGTGGTCGAGCTCGGGCTGATCACGCCGCCGGTCGGCATGAACGTCTTCGTCATCAATTCGCTCGCGCCCGATGTGCCGATGCGAGAGACCTTCCGCGGTGTCTTCCCGTTCTTCCTGATCGAGCTGGTGCGGGTGACGCTCCTCGTCGTCTTCCCCGGCCTGGCGCTGTTCCTGCCGATGCTGCTGAAGGGGTAG
- a CDS encoding TRAP transporter small permease subunit, which yields MNAYSLVADILFGKPLAGDFELVEVGVAVAAFAFLPYCQLTGANVTADIFTQNARPSVVATLSAVAGAIALAFAALLLWRMALGLIELREYRETTTIVGFPIWVAYVPILASLALLVAAALISLRDALAGPRTPASSGH from the coding sequence ATGAACGCCTACAGCCTGGTGGCCGACATCCTGTTCGGCAAGCCGCTGGCCGGCGATTTCGAGCTGGTCGAGGTCGGCGTCGCGGTGGCGGCCTTCGCCTTCCTGCCCTACTGCCAGCTCACCGGCGCCAACGTGACCGCCGACATCTTCACACAGAACGCGCGGCCTTCGGTGGTGGCCACGCTGTCGGCCGTCGCCGGCGCCATTGCGTTGGCCTTCGCTGCGCTGCTGCTCTGGCGCATGGCGCTGGGCCTGATCGAGCTGCGCGAGTATCGCGAGACCACGACCATCGTCGGCTTTCCCATCTGGGTCGCCTATGTGCCGATCCTGGCCTCGCTCGCGCTGCTGGTGGCGGCGGCGCTGATCTCGCTGCGCGACGCGCTGGCGGGTCCGCGCACGCCGGCCTCGTCCGGACACTGA
- a CDS encoding TRAP transporter substrate-binding protein, whose translation MHRRKFIVNAGATALAATAATTAGRALGQNSPQFKLKLHHLLGPRSPAHTLMLEPWAQRVAKATGGKVQIEIFPSMSLGGKPPDLIKQARDGVVDLVWTVNGYTPALFPRSEVFELPFVHTNNLQATNLAMREMFDKHLAPEYQGVKVMWLHVHAGQGIHMVDTPVRTPDDLKGKKIRIPTRTGAWLLEALGATPVGMPVPDLPQALSKKVVDGALVPWEIIPPLKLHELTKYQIEGKDRIRFGTTTFQVSMNEAKWKSLPPDIQKAIMEVSGESWWREVGKIWTDSEDVGIGLVKKAGHTHIELTDKEMEAFRAKLEPVVDRWIKEVSAKGIDGKELVDTARKTIAKYSK comes from the coding sequence ATGCACAGACGCAAATTCATCGTCAACGCCGGCGCCACGGCGCTGGCCGCCACCGCAGCGACGACGGCGGGCCGGGCCCTGGGCCAGAACAGCCCGCAGTTCAAGCTCAAGCTGCACCACCTGCTCGGGCCGAGATCGCCGGCCCATACGCTGATGCTCGAGCCTTGGGCCCAGCGCGTTGCCAAGGCGACCGGCGGCAAGGTGCAGATCGAGATTTTCCCGTCGATGTCACTGGGCGGCAAGCCGCCGGATCTTATCAAGCAGGCGCGCGACGGAGTGGTCGACCTGGTGTGGACGGTCAACGGCTACACGCCGGCGCTGTTCCCGCGCTCGGAGGTTTTCGAGCTGCCCTTCGTGCACACCAACAACCTGCAGGCCACCAACCTCGCCATGCGCGAGATGTTCGACAAGCACCTTGCGCCGGAATACCAGGGCGTGAAGGTGATGTGGCTGCACGTGCATGCCGGGCAGGGCATCCACATGGTCGACACGCCGGTGCGTACCCCCGACGACCTGAAGGGCAAGAAGATCCGCATTCCCACACGCACCGGCGCCTGGCTGCTGGAGGCGCTGGGCGCCACGCCGGTTGGCATGCCGGTGCCCGACCTGCCGCAGGCGCTGTCGAAGAAGGTGGTCGACGGCGCGCTGGTGCCATGGGAGATCATTCCACCGCTCAAGCTGCACGAGCTCACCAAGTACCAGATCGAGGGCAAGGACCGCATTCGCTTCGGCACCACGACCTTCCAGGTGTCGATGAACGAGGCGAAGTGGAAGAGCCTGCCGCCCGACATCCAGAAGGCGATCATGGAGGTGTCCGGCGAAAGCTGGTGGCGCGAGGTCGGCAAGATCTGGACCGACAGCGAGGACGTCGGCATCGGCCTGGTGAAGAAGGCGGGCCACACCCACATCGAGCTCACCGACAAGGAGATGGAGGCGTTCCGCGCCAAGCTCGAGCCCGTGGTCGACCGCTGGATCAAGGAGGTTTCGGCCAAGGGCATCGACGGCAAGGAGCTCGTGGACACGGCGCGCAAGACAATCGCCAAGTACAGCAAGTGA
- a CDS encoding acyloxyacyl hydrolase gives MAQPAPALAQGLIHEIRGGVLAHDVPLWASRRVDGGVAFNGEVAFAPSVKVLGFADLRPVVGGSFTTGNGTSLVYFDIRLEFMIDRFFFGAGVGPAIHNGNLTGTSGKKALGGRVLFHPSFEFGFQFSPQHRVSVYYEHISSAYIARPNPGLDNIGVRLSHRF, from the coding sequence TTGGCTCAGCCCGCCCCGGCCCTGGCCCAGGGACTGATCCACGAGATCCGCGGCGGCGTGCTGGCACACGACGTGCCGCTATGGGCCAGCCGCCGGGTCGATGGCGGCGTCGCCTTCAATGGCGAGGTGGCCTTCGCGCCTTCAGTCAAGGTCCTCGGCTTCGCCGATCTGCGGCCGGTGGTGGGCGGCAGCTTCACCACGGGCAACGGCACCAGCCTGGTCTACTTCGACATCAGGCTGGAGTTCATGATCGACCGCTTCTTCTTCGGCGCCGGTGTCGGCCCGGCGATCCACAACGGCAACCTTACAGGTACGTCGGGCAAGAAGGCGCTGGGCGGGCGCGTGCTGTTCCATCCCTCCTTCGAGTTCGGCTTCCAGTTCTCGCCGCAGCACCGCGTGTCGGTCTATTACGAGCACATCTCCAGCGCCTATATCGCGCGGCCCAACCCCGGCCTCGACAATATCGGCGTGCGCCTCTCGCACCGGTTCTGA
- a CDS encoding response regulator produces the protein MERRAQTILLVDDDPNIRESISETLRRYKHDVSTAGSLAEARRILSTGTRSFELVITDIRLPDGTGLQLAHEIIANLSPPPRIILITGFLDDPQITSLLVNGQAEVLLKPFPLRTLLQHVAGPVRAHAA, from the coding sequence ATGGAACGGCGCGCGCAGACGATCCTGCTCGTTGATGACGATCCCAATATCAGGGAATCGATCAGTGAGACGTTGCGCCGCTACAAGCACGACGTCAGCACGGCCGGCAGCCTGGCCGAGGCGCGCCGGATCCTGTCGACCGGCACCCGGTCCTTCGAGCTGGTGATCACCGACATCCGCCTGCCGGACGGCACCGGCCTGCAGCTGGCGCACGAGATCATCGCCAACCTCTCGCCACCGCCGCGCATCATCCTGATCACCGGCTTCCTCGACGATCCGCAGATCACCTCGCTACTGGTCAACGGTCAGGCCGAGGTGCTGCTCAAGCCCTTCCCGCTGCGCACCCTGCTGCAGCACGTCGCCGGCCCCGTCCGGGCGCACGCCGCCTAA
- a CDS encoding DUF2314 domain-containing protein: MKTLAGLLTTCTLLLLDIGAAIAQSALERARRDEIVSMSDSDPAMAAAFAKARAGLDGFLALLDKPPPDTRLYAVKLLVRDGEKGEYFWVTDLARSGDRFTGQINNTPRSVTTVREGQVMTFGREEIRDWMYVDDRRRRMVGNFTLCALLTRESRKNAEEMKRATGLVCD; the protein is encoded by the coding sequence ATGAAGACCCTTGCCGGCCTGCTCACCACTTGCACCCTGCTCCTCCTCGACATCGGCGCCGCCATCGCGCAAAGCGCGCTTGAACGTGCGCGGCGGGACGAGATCGTCTCGATGTCCGACAGCGATCCCGCGATGGCGGCCGCCTTCGCCAAGGCGCGTGCCGGGCTGGACGGCTTTCTCGCGCTGCTCGACAAGCCGCCGCCGGACACGCGGCTCTACGCCGTCAAGCTGCTCGTGCGCGACGGCGAGAAGGGCGAGTATTTCTGGGTCACCGACCTCGCGCGCAGCGGCGATCGCTTCACCGGCCAGATCAACAACACGCCGCGCTCGGTCACGACGGTGCGCGAGGGCCAGGTCATGACCTTCGGCCGCGAGGAAATCCGCGACTGGATGTATGTCGACGACCGTCGGCGGCGCATGGTCGGCAATTTCACCCTCTGCGCCCTGCTCACCCGGGAGTCGCGCAAGAACGCCGAGGAGATGAAGCGCGCGACCGGGCTGGTCTGCGACTGA
- a CDS encoding serine/threonine protein phosphatase: protein MVQGSMPVDIGDWRPAPFALGGGTVFAVGDVHGCADELAALLAVIADEAAGAPGPRRLVYLGDLIDRGPRNLEVLRLWNEDERARGVDRIDRLMGNHEQMMLLAVGDGPHANKARAMWLGERMGGGKVLEELRAQAGIPEAALDGTLLEAGLGAGVLERLTASRSHVRVGNAVFVHGGLDPRVDVAEFLARPWSAFIGATWAWIMEGFLDWQGGFGGTLVVHGHTPPPRHRELTGQDDPHLFQHDRLGLDGGSARSGIVTAARIEDGRYRILRAGRPRPGSA from the coding sequence ATGGTTCAGGGCAGCATGCCGGTCGACATCGGCGATTGGCGGCCGGCGCCCTTCGCGCTGGGCGGCGGCACGGTGTTCGCCGTCGGCGACGTGCATGGCTGCGCCGATGAGCTCGCAGCGCTGCTGGCGGTCATCGCCGACGAGGCGGCCGGCGCGCCGGGGCCGAGACGTCTCGTCTATCTCGGCGACCTGATCGATCGCGGGCCGCGCAATCTGGAGGTGTTGCGCCTGTGGAACGAGGACGAGCGCGCCCGCGGCGTCGATCGCATCGACCGGCTGATGGGCAACCACGAGCAGATGATGCTGCTGGCGGTCGGCGACGGTCCGCACGCGAACAAGGCGCGGGCGATGTGGCTGGGCGAGCGCATGGGCGGCGGCAAGGTGCTCGAGGAACTGCGTGCCCAGGCGGGCATACCCGAGGCCGCGCTGGACGGGACGCTGCTCGAGGCGGGGCTGGGCGCCGGTGTCCTGGAGCGCCTGACGGCGAGCCGCTCGCACGTGCGAGTCGGCAACGCCGTCTTCGTCCATGGCGGGCTCGATCCGCGCGTCGATGTCGCGGAATTCCTGGCGCGGCCCTGGAGCGCCTTCATCGGCGCCACTTGGGCCTGGATCATGGAGGGCTTCCTGGACTGGCAGGGCGGCTTCGGCGGCACGCTTGTGGTGCATGGCCACACACCGCCGCCGCGGCACCGCGAGCTCACCGGCCAGGATGACCCGCATCTCTTCCAGCACGATCGGCTGGGTCTCGACGGCGGCAGCGCGCGCAGCGGCATCGTCACCGCGGCACGGATCGAGGATGGCCGCTACCGCATCCTGCGTGCCGGCCGGCCGCGGCCGGGCTCAGCCTGA